From the Gallaecimonas mangrovi genome, one window contains:
- a CDS encoding LLM class flavin-dependent oxidoreductase, which produces MSLLSTIPFSLLELAPIRQGQSAGDTLRHSLAYAQAAERLGYNRFWLAEHHNMEGIASSATAVLIGYIAGNTQKIRVGSGGIMLPNHPPLVVAEQFGTLESLYPGRIDLGLGRAPGSDPITSRALNRDPMRAEHFPEEVAELQKLLGPADPNKRVKAVPGEGTEVPIWLLGSSLFSAQLAAQRGLPYAFAGHFAPRFVYDAIRLYRSQFQPSKVLDKPYVMLGLPLVAAETDDEAAYIGTSSLQRILALMRGQPLWLKPPVDNMEPLWSEGEKASVNAFLGLSVQGGPESIKERLESIVQELEVDELMFTNDVYDEQKRIEALSILMSVKA; this is translated from the coding sequence ATGTCTTTGCTTTCTACTATTCCTTTTTCCTTATTGGAACTGGCACCGATACGCCAAGGGCAAAGTGCCGGTGACACCCTTCGCCATAGCCTGGCGTACGCGCAAGCGGCAGAGCGCCTGGGTTATAACCGCTTCTGGCTAGCCGAGCACCACAACATGGAAGGCATTGCCAGTTCGGCAACGGCGGTGCTGATTGGTTATATCGCTGGTAATACCCAGAAAATTCGTGTCGGCTCTGGTGGCATTATGCTGCCTAACCACCCGCCGCTGGTGGTGGCAGAGCAGTTTGGCACCCTGGAAAGCCTCTATCCTGGCCGTATTGATTTAGGCCTTGGCCGGGCGCCGGGGTCAGACCCCATTACCAGCAGGGCCTTAAATCGCGACCCGATGCGGGCCGAGCATTTCCCGGAAGAAGTGGCCGAGCTGCAAAAGCTGTTGGGCCCGGCCGACCCTAATAAAAGAGTCAAAGCGGTACCGGGGGAGGGCACCGAAGTGCCCATCTGGCTGTTAGGTTCCAGCCTGTTTAGTGCGCAACTGGCCGCGCAGCGCGGCCTGCCTTATGCCTTTGCCGGTCACTTTGCACCGCGCTTTGTGTATGACGCTATTCGGCTTTATCGCAGCCAGTTCCAACCCTCCAAGGTGCTGGATAAGCCTTATGTGATGTTAGGGCTACCGCTGGTTGCTGCTGAAACCGACGACGAAGCTGCCTACATTGGCACCAGTTCACTGCAACGCATATTGGCATTGATGCGTGGTCAGCCACTGTGGCTTAAACCGCCGGTTGATAACATGGAGCCGCTTTGGAGCGAAGGTGAAAAGGCGTCAGTGAATGCGTTTTTGGGGCTGTCGGTACAAGGTGGGCCAGAGAGTATTAAAGAAAGGCTGGAAAGCATCGTCCAAGAGCTTGAGGTAGATGAGCTGATGTTTACCAATGACGTTTATGACGAACAAAAACGCATTGAGGCATTGTCGATACTGATGTCGGTAAAAGCGTAA
- the dctM gene encoding C4-dicarboxylate TRAP transporter large permease protein DctM codes for MTILFLFFVLFLLMLIGVPIAISLGLSGALTIFFFSQDSVRSLVIKLFETSEHYTLLAIPFFLLSGAFMTSGGVARRLIDFANASVGHIRGGLAIAAVLACMLFAALSGSSPATVAAVGSIAIAGMVRSGYPKEFGAGIVCNAGTLGILIPPSIVMVVYAAATESSVGKLFMAGVVPGALLGIGLMVAIYIVARKKNLPAMPRVSFKEWLRVGRKSIWGLLLMVIILGGIYSGMFTPTEAAAVAAVYAGFVAIFVYKDLKIKECPKVLLDAGKMTIMLMFIIANAMVFAFVLTTEQIPQSIAAWVTGLGLSPWMFLLIVNIVLLIAGNFMEPSAIILILAPILFPIAIKLGIDPIHLGVVMVVNMEIGMITPPVGLNLFVTSAVTGMPLGQTIRAALPWLLLLLGFLMIVTYIPAVSLWLPNFLGMPG; via the coding sequence GTGATAAAGCTCTTTGAAACCTCAGAGCATTACACCTTGCTGGCCATTCCGTTCTTCCTGCTCTCTGGCGCCTTTATGACCAGCGGCGGTGTAGCGCGTCGTCTTATCGACTTTGCTAACGCCTCGGTTGGCCATATTCGAGGTGGCCTGGCCATTGCGGCGGTGCTGGCTTGTATGCTGTTTGCCGCCTTGTCTGGCTCGTCGCCGGCAACGGTGGCGGCGGTAGGTTCTATCGCCATTGCTGGCATGGTGCGTTCCGGTTACCCCAAAGAATTTGGCGCCGGTATCGTTTGTAACGCCGGTACCTTGGGCATTCTGATCCCGCCTTCTATCGTGATGGTGGTTTATGCCGCTGCCACCGAAAGCTCGGTGGGCAAGCTGTTTATGGCTGGGGTTGTGCCAGGGGCACTGCTGGGTATTGGTTTGATGGTGGCCATATACATTGTCGCCCGTAAGAAAAACCTGCCAGCCATGCCAAGGGTTAGCTTTAAGGAATGGCTGCGGGTAGGGCGTAAGTCTATCTGGGGTTTGCTGCTGATGGTTATCATCCTCGGCGGTATTTATTCCGGGATGTTTACCCCCACTGAAGCCGCGGCTGTGGCTGCCGTTTACGCCGGCTTTGTGGCCATTTTTGTCTACAAAGACTTGAAGATAAAAGAGTGCCCCAAGGTACTGCTGGACGCTGGCAAGATGACCATCATGCTGATGTTTATCATCGCCAATGCCATGGTGTTTGCCTTTGTGCTGACCACCGAGCAAATTCCGCAGTCCATTGCGGCTTGGGTAACCGGTTTGGGCTTATCGCCCTGGATGTTCCTTCTGATCGTCAACATCGTGTTGTTGATCGCCGGTAACTTTATGGAGCCGTCAGCCATTATTCTGATTTTGGCGCCCATTCTGTTCCCCATCGCCATCAAGCTGGGCATTGACCCCATTCACCTGGGGGTAGTGATGGTGGTGAACATGGAAATTGGCATGATAACGCCACCGGTGGGGCTCAACCTCTTTGTGACATCGGCGGTAACCGGCATGCCCCTTGGGCAAACCATCAGGGCGGCGCTGCCGTGGCTGTTGCTGCTGCTGGGCTTCCTGATGATTGTGACCTACATTCCGGCCGTATCGTTGTGGCTGCCTAACTTCTTAGGTATGCCCGGCTAA